One stretch of Oncorhynchus clarkii lewisi isolate Uvic-CL-2024 chromosome 1, UVic_Ocla_1.0, whole genome shotgun sequence DNA includes these proteins:
- the LOC139406524 gene encoding protein FAM185A, producing MFCCSANQRISLGLLCWRSLAACPNNLQDSSLLILKAFSTSPRSSTKKEASKPLKQWTLVVNPFSKVRVQLQCNISVRPLDPHAFPEANRAFITIHGTSADQAVQLDNFQVHYDDQNKELSILSEVKNSNVSVELTAPIKSDLYITTQGEGNVHVQKMECDTCRVQTERGNCVLHSVKGHQVQVQSQGGNVTGVGTIHGNVDISTSGHSAVNVKKIQGTTMNVSTEHGPLKVKAIYAESTSISSSSGRIQLGHIHGDATVRNETGDIIVDGSNNGYLKVSSKSGNIDAYVGDNGSAELHSQQGAVSVRVPSSIRAGVQLCGMSVEISPEIVLQQAERDSKDSMTTVTGHMNGQLQGDQWIRAQADRGSITLKAQSWFESLKLGS from the exons ATGTTTTGTTGTTCCGCGAACCAACGTATAAGTCTCGGACTTCTATGCTGGAGGTCTCTGGCAGCGTGTCCAAATAacctccaagactcttccttgtTGATTCTGAAGGCGTTCTCGACCTCGCCCCGCTCTTCAACCAAGAAAGAGGCGAGCAAACCCTTGAAGCAGTGGACTCTTGTTGTTAACCCCTTCAGCAAAGTACGGGTTCAGCTCCAATGTAACATCTCCGTACGACCTCTGGACCCGCACGCTTTCCCCGAGGCGAACCGGGCCTTCATCACCATTCATGGCACCAGCGCAGATCAAGCTGTCCAACTAGACAACTTCCAGGTGCACTATGATGACCAAAACAAGGAACTGTCCATCTTGTCCGAGGTCAAAAACAGCAACGTGTCAGTGGAGCTGACCGCTCCCATCAAAAGCG accttTACATCACCACTCAAGGAGAGGGCAACGTGCATGTCCAGAAGATGGAGTGTGATACCTGCAGGgtgcagacagagagggggaattGTGTGCTGCACTCAGTCAAG GGTCACCAGGTGCAGGTCCAGTCCCAGGGGGGCAACGTCACTGGGGTGGGAACCATCCATGGCAATGTGGACATCAGCACATCTGGACACAGT GCGGTGAATGTGAAGAAGATCCAGGGTACTACTATGAACGTGTCGACAGAACATGGCCCTCTGAAGGTGAAAGCCATCTACGCTGAGTCCACCTCCATATCGTCCTCTTCAGGGAGGATACAGCTGGGACACATACATG GCGATGCCACAGTGCGAAATGAGACTGGAGATATAATTGTAG ATGGTTCTAACAATGGCTACCTGAAGGTGTCGTCAAAGAGTGGAAACATTGATGCATATGTAGGAGACAATGGCAGTGCAGAACTCCACTCTCAGCAAG gtgCAGTGTCTGTGCGTGTCCCCTCCTCTATAAGAGCAGGAGTGCAGCTGTGTGGAATGTCAGTAGAGATCAGCCCAGAGATAGTCCTTCAGCAAGCAGAGAGAGATTCCAAAGATAGCATGACTACTGTCACTG GCCATATGAATGGGCAACTCCAGGGTGACCAGTGGATCAGGGCCCAGGCAGACAGAGGCTCCATCACCCTGAAGGCACAGAGCTGGTTTGAGTCTCTGAAGCTGGGCAGCTGA